Proteins encoded within one genomic window of Desulfomonile tiedjei:
- the fdhF gene encoding formate dehydrogenase subunit alpha, with amino-acid sequence MDLSFVRTTCPYCGCGCESLLEVLDGKLLGTIPSKTNPMNKGKLCIKGWNMHEFVQSPNRLTKPLIRKNGELQEVSWDEALDFTASRLKEIKEKDGGEGVAFLTSAKCTNEENYLLQKFCRVGFGTNNIDHCARLUHSSTVAGLAAAFGSGAMTNSIAEIEDSDCIFIIGSNTTVAHPLVAYRVYRAKAKGAKIIVADPRKIHLTSIADVHISQNLGSDVALLNGIMNVIVAKGLHDKAFVEERTEGFDQLAEVLKNYPPEKASEISGVSVEDIIKIAEMYGSAERGSILYAMGITQHTHGVDNVKSLANLAMLTGNIGKYGAGVNPLRGQNNVQGACDMGGLPNVYPAYQVVTDDNNKKKFEDAWQAQLSNRVGYTIMEMMHGLEDGSVKGLVVLGENPVGSDPDANHVKHALESAEFLAVIDIFLTDTAKLAHVVLPGASYAEKDGTFSNTDRNVLRVRKAVEPVGESRPDWQIICDISTRFGLPMSYESPSEIFDEIAKVAPSYAGLNYERLEKGGIPWPCPSQDHPGTPILHKERFTRGKGLFHAIEYRAPEELTDDEFPIQLTTGRYFPHYHTGTMTRNSPTLHREMPEGHVEINPQDAAALGLKNRDEARIVSRRGEVVSKVLLTDQVEPGTIFMSFHFMEANANVLTNPALDPICKIPEYKVCAVRVEALAGEQAAAAGE; translated from the coding sequence ATGGATTTAAGTTTCGTTCGAACCACCTGCCCTTACTGCGGATGTGGATGCGAGTCGCTTTTGGAGGTCCTGGACGGAAAGCTGCTAGGGACAATCCCGTCCAAAACAAACCCCATGAATAAAGGCAAACTGTGCATCAAGGGATGGAATATGCACGAATTCGTGCAAAGCCCGAACAGACTGACCAAACCCTTGATCCGCAAGAACGGCGAGTTGCAAGAGGTCTCTTGGGACGAAGCGCTCGATTTTACCGCGTCGCGTCTGAAAGAAATCAAAGAGAAGGACGGCGGGGAGGGTGTGGCTTTTCTGACCTCGGCCAAATGCACCAATGAAGAGAATTACCTCCTCCAAAAGTTCTGCCGGGTCGGGTTCGGGACGAACAACATAGACCACTGTGCCCGTCTCTGACACTCCTCTACGGTGGCAGGTCTTGCCGCCGCTTTCGGGAGTGGGGCCATGACAAACTCAATCGCCGAGATCGAAGACTCCGATTGCATATTCATCATAGGGTCAAACACGACCGTCGCGCATCCTCTGGTCGCATACAGGGTTTACCGGGCCAAGGCCAAGGGAGCCAAAATCATTGTCGCGGACCCTCGAAAGATTCATCTGACTTCTATCGCGGATGTTCACATCAGCCAAAATCTTGGCTCCGACGTTGCGCTTTTGAACGGAATAATGAACGTCATCGTTGCCAAAGGCCTCCACGACAAGGCATTCGTCGAGGAACGCACCGAAGGCTTCGACCAACTGGCCGAAGTGCTGAAGAACTATCCTCCTGAGAAAGCATCTGAAATCAGCGGTGTCTCCGTTGAAGACATTATCAAGATCGCGGAGATGTACGGTTCTGCCGAGCGGGGCTCGATCCTTTACGCGATGGGCATCACTCAGCACACCCACGGCGTTGACAACGTTAAGTCGCTGGCTAACCTCGCGATGCTGACCGGCAACATAGGCAAATACGGCGCGGGCGTGAATCCCCTGCGCGGTCAGAACAATGTCCAGGGCGCGTGCGATATGGGCGGATTGCCCAACGTCTATCCCGCATATCAAGTCGTCACCGACGACAACAACAAGAAGAAGTTCGAGGATGCCTGGCAGGCGCAACTCTCCAATCGTGTGGGCTACACCATAATGGAGATGATGCACGGCCTGGAAGACGGATCGGTCAAGGGCCTGGTAGTGCTCGGCGAAAACCCCGTCGGCAGCGATCCTGACGCCAACCACGTAAAGCATGCCCTGGAATCCGCGGAGTTCCTCGCGGTGATAGACATATTCCTCACCGACACGGCCAAGCTGGCTCACGTAGTCCTCCCCGGCGCGTCTTATGCCGAGAAAGACGGCACATTCAGCAACACCGACCGGAACGTCCTGCGGGTCCGCAAAGCAGTCGAACCGGTGGGTGAATCACGCCCGGATTGGCAGATCATCTGCGACATATCCACTCGCTTTGGACTGCCCATGAGCTATGAATCGCCAAGCGAGATCTTTGACGAGATCGCCAAGGTCGCGCCCAGCTACGCGGGCCTCAACTACGAGCGCCTCGAAAAAGGCGGCATACCGTGGCCTTGCCCATCCCAAGATCATCCCGGAACGCCGATCCTGCACAAAGAGCGTTTCACACGAGGCAAAGGGCTCTTCCACGCGATAGAATATCGCGCGCCTGAAGAATTGACCGACGACGAATTTCCGATCCAACTCACCACCGGAAGGTACTTCCCTCACTACCATACCGGAACTATGACCCGAAACTCTCCGACCCTGCACCGTGAGATGCCTGAAGGCCACGTCGAGATCAACCCGCAAGACGCTGCCGCGCTCGGCCTCAAAAACCGCGACGAGGCCCGCATCGTCTCCCGTCGCGGGGAAGTCGTCTCCAAAGTCCTCCTCACCGACCAGGTCGAGCCGGGAACCATCTTCATGAGCTTCCACTTCATGGAAGCCAATGCAAACGTCCTGACCAATCCCGCTCTGGACCCCATCTGCAAAATCCCTGAATACAAAGTCTGCGCTGTGCGCGTCGAGGCGCTCGCTGGAGAGCAGGCAGCAGCGGCAGGGGAGTAG